The genomic DNA GCAAGTCCACGCTCGCCGACCGCCTCCTCCAGGCGACAAACGCCGTCTCCGCGCGTGAGGCCAGAGAGCAGCTCCTGGACTCCATGGATCTCGAACGCGAACGCGGCATCACCATCAAGGCCTCCGCCGTCACCGTCATGCATCGCCACAAGCCCGGCGCGACCAGCGACGAGCTGGAGACCGACTACGAGGCCCCCGTCGATGAGGCCGGCACCCACAAGGCCAAGAACGCCGCCGACAAAGCTGACTCGCACGGCGAGCTCTACATGCTCAACTTCATCGATACGCCCGGCCACGTCGACTTCACCTATGAGGTCTCTCGCGCCCTCAAGGCGTGCGAGGGCGCGCTGCTCGTCGTTGACTCGACGCAGGGCGTGCAGGCCCAGACCGTCGTCAACGCCTACCTTGCGATCAACGAGAACCTCACGATCATCCCCGTCATCAACAAGATCGACCTCCCCTCGGCGCAACCGGACAAGGTCGCGCAGGAACTCGAGCAAGTCCTCGGCTTCCCCGCCGAAGAGTGCATCTACGTCTCCGCGAAGACCGGACAGGGTTTGCCCGAACTCCTCGCCACGATCTGCGACAAACTCCCCGCGCCGCGCCCGAGCACGATGCAGCAGGCCCGCGGCCTCATCTTCGATGCCGTCTACGACGACTACCGGGGCGTCATCGTCTATATCCGGATGTTCGACGGCTCCATCAAGGTCGGCGACAAGATCCGCATGATGGGCCTCGGCCGCACGTTCCAGATCACCGACCTCGGCAAGTACACGCCCAAGCCCAACCGTGTGCCGTCGCTCAGCGCGGGCGAGACCGGGTACATGGTCGCCGCGATCCGCACGCTCGCCGATGTCCGCGTCGGCGACACCGTGACGCTCGATCTGCACCCGGCGACGGAGCCGCTGGAGGGGTACCAGCCGCCGCGCCAGATGGTCTTCTGCGACTTCTACCCCGCCACCGACGAAGAACAACGCGGCAACTCCTTCGAGGAACTCCGCGAAG from Phycisphaeraceae bacterium includes the following:
- the lepA gene encoding translation elongation factor 4, producing MNIRNFSIIAHIDHGKSTLADRLLQATNAVSAREAREQLLDSMDLERERGITIKASAVTVMHRHKPGATSDELETDYEAPVDEAGTHKAKNAADKADSHGELYMLNFIDTPGHVDFTYEVSRALKACEGALLVVDSTQGVQAQTVVNAYLAINENLTIIPVINKIDLPSAQPDKVAQELEQVLGFPAEECIYVSAKTGQGLPELLATICDKLPAPRPSTMQQARGLIFDAVYDDYRGVIVYIRMFDGSIKVGDKIRMMGLGRTFQITDLGKYTPKPNRVPSLSAGETGYMVAAIRTLADVRVGDTVTLDLHPATEPLEGYQPPRQMVFCDFYPATDEEQRGNSFEELREAIEKLSLNDSAFTFQAVHSEALGFGFRCGFLGLLHMDIVQERLEREGGVQVVQTAPTVSYLVTTKGKGGELVEQEIHNPADLPDAGVIEEIKEPICRVDLILPKDKIGDIMKLCMERRGIYKSQTFVSDTREMLSFHIPLAEIIYDFYDKLKGITSGYGTMDYEIIGYEPDRLVKVDILINGDPVQALALITHKDKSEQRGRQILSKLRGQIPRHQFEIPLQAAIGGKIIARETIKAFRKDVTAKCYGGDVSRKRKLLEKQKEGKKRMKNVGSVNIPQEAFMAVLDTSED